From Calothrix sp. PCC 6303, a single genomic window includes:
- a CDS encoding filamentous hemagglutinin N-terminal domain-containing protein, giving the protein MDWIIARKIVFTFAVSLTLTQPVKAQIIPDQTLPQNSKISQPGCNNCDITGGTQVGNNLFHSFEQFSIPKNGSANFNNSVSIVNIINRVTGVSPSTIDGLIKTSGNANLFILNPNGILFGDGAKLEIGGSFFATTANSLQFGNLGFYSAVNPNSPSELLTINPSVFFFNQMKQQVQVNNSNLSVPANQSIFLVGGDVNLNNSKLQTPGGKIELAGIENNGSIGLAVENNKFSLIPNNSERANISLTNNAKIDVTGNGSGTVALTGRNLQITTGSVIAAGITQQLTGVPSPGDININVTDKFQISGDSIVANMANFRSNGKAGNINVNANSVEVTGGIIRTRTSGNGDAGDINIIGDNIYINNPAYKMPGRDTRLEDKPALDASNYTNDALNSGRGRSGNVSLNANNSITLIGLGIDEENKVISTYNRSGGNGGGGISLIANGAILFDNAYVVTSSFSRNGAGNVTLRGNGSISLINNSAINSISFVSGNSGDISLSSQGPILLRTGKINTQVANDIAVNQPSLGNAGSITISGQSVMIQDGTEIKSSSFAGGNSGEIKIIAPEFVEVSGNGIFPIPRGYRPRNYIYSSVTSSNEEKAIGNGGNIYISTNTLRLADGAHIRANTRGPGKGGDITVDAKVLELIGGGQIITTTSGKGDAGNITLNIKDQANISGFNPDYDQDFKQVVAKILADSSGNKVPKTATQLKNEALIKIGSINSASGIFADASDSSIGQGGDLTINTNSLEVRDHAKLTVTSDGLGSAGNANINAGTFILDRSSLTADTGSRNSDLNSEQATINIQSQNLFLFRGAKITTNASGSNVVGGNININTEVLAALQNSDISANSANFRGGKVFINAEGIIGTQFRNSLTDESDITATGASPELSGKVEIISPDTDPSRGFIQLREGLKDQSDQIDQLCGRGKKPLGRFVVTGRNGTIPSNPIINLMQGEIDYSELATLDESNATTKLSSIPDGLMVKNPEPNRIVEAQAIVRGADGILYLVDKAPTVRPNSRPTVSACADVGK; this is encoded by the coding sequence ATGGATTGGATTATAGCCAGAAAAATAGTATTTACATTTGCTGTATCACTCACTTTGACGCAACCTGTCAAAGCGCAAATTATTCCAGATCAAACCTTACCCCAAAACAGCAAAATATCTCAACCTGGATGCAATAACTGTGATATCACAGGGGGAACTCAAGTTGGCAATAATCTTTTTCATAGCTTTGAGCAATTTTCTATTCCTAAAAATGGTTCCGCCAACTTTAATAACTCCGTTAGTATAGTTAATATTATTAATCGCGTTACTGGTGTATCTCCATCAACAATTGATGGGTTAATAAAAACTAGCGGCAATGCTAATCTTTTTATCCTTAACCCCAATGGGATTCTTTTTGGGGATGGTGCAAAATTAGAGATTGGTGGTTCATTTTTCGCTACAACCGCAAATAGTTTACAATTCGGTAATTTGGGATTTTATAGCGCTGTCAATCCTAATTCCCCATCAGAGTTACTCACTATAAATCCTTCGGTATTTTTCTTCAATCAAATGAAACAACAGGTGCAGGTAAATAATAGTAATTTATCAGTACCAGCTAATCAAAGTATCTTCTTGGTGGGTGGAGATGTAAATTTAAACAATTCCAAATTGCAAACACCGGGAGGAAAAATTGAATTAGCAGGAATCGAGAATAATGGAAGTATTGGATTGGCGGTAGAAAATAATAAATTTAGCCTCATTCCAAACAATTCAGAAAGAGCAAATATATCTCTTACAAATAATGCCAAGATTGATGTTACTGGAAATGGTAGCGGAACTGTGGCATTAACAGGTCGAAATTTACAAATAACTACAGGTAGTGTAATTGCAGCAGGTATTACTCAACAGTTGACAGGAGTTCCCTCACCCGGAGATATTAACATTAATGTAACGGACAAATTCCAGATAAGTGGCGATAGTATAGTTGCAAATATGGCAAATTTTCGTAGTAATGGAAAAGCCGGAAATATTAATGTTAATGCTAACAGTGTAGAAGTAACTGGTGGAATCATTCGTACCCGCACATCAGGAAACGGTGATGCCGGAGACATTAACATTATAGGTGATAATATTTACATTAATAATCCTGCTTATAAAATGCCAGGTCGTGATACAAGACTTGAAGATAAACCAGCACTTGATGCAAGCAACTATACAAATGATGCCCTTAATTCTGGTAGAGGTAGAAGTGGAAATGTCTCTCTCAATGCCAATAATTCAATTACTTTAATTGGTCTAGGAATAGATGAGGAAAACAAAGTTATTTCTACCTATAATCGTTCTGGAGGTAACGGAGGTGGAGGTATTTCACTCATTGCTAACGGGGCAATTTTGTTCGATAATGCTTATGTTGTCACCAGTAGTTTTAGTAGAAATGGTGCGGGAAATGTCACCTTGCGTGGGAATGGATCCATATCACTTATAAATAATAGTGCCATCAATTCAATCAGTTTTGTTAGCGGTAATTCTGGAGATATTTCATTATCCTCGCAAGGTCCCATACTACTAAGAACAGGTAAAATAAATACTCAAGTAGCTAATGATATTGCTGTCAATCAACCATCATTAGGTAATGCAGGGAGTATCACCATATCTGGTCAGTCAGTGATGATTCAAGATGGAACAGAGATAAAATCTAGCTCTTTTGCAGGTGGCAATTCTGGGGAAATTAAAATTATTGCACCAGAATTTGTGGAAGTATCAGGTAACGGTATATTTCCAATACCAAGAGGTTATCGTCCACGCAATTATATATATAGTTCTGTCACTTCAAGTAACGAAGAAAAAGCAATTGGAAATGGAGGGAATATTTATATTTCTACCAATACTTTGCGTTTAGCAGATGGAGCGCATATTCGAGCAAATACTCGCGGTCCTGGAAAGGGTGGTGATATTACGGTAGATGCGAAAGTATTAGAACTGATAGGTGGAGGACAAATTATTACCACTACATCCGGTAAAGGGGATGCTGGTAATATTACTCTTAACATCAAAGACCAAGCTAATATATCTGGTTTTAATCCCGACTATGACCAAGATTTTAAACAAGTTGTTGCCAAAATATTAGCTGATTCTAGTGGTAATAAGGTGCCAAAAACAGCAACTCAACTAAAGAATGAAGCGCTAATTAAAATTGGTTCTATTAATTCAGCTAGTGGAATTTTTGCCGATGCATCTGATAGTTCTATTGGTCAAGGAGGAGATTTAACTATTAATACAAATAGTCTTGAAGTTAGAGATCATGCAAAACTAACTGTTACTAGCGATGGTTTGGGAAGTGCAGGCAATGCAAATATTAATGCTGGTACTTTTATTTTGGATCGTTCTAGTCTGACTGCTGACACTGGCAGTAGAAATTCCGATCTAAATTCTGAACAAGCGACTATTAATATACAGTCACAGAATCTATTTTTATTTAGAGGTGCCAAAATTACAACTAACGCATCTGGTAGCAATGTTGTTGGTGGTAATATTAATATCAACACGGAGGTTTTAGCCGCACTTCAAAATAGTGATATCAGTGCTAACTCTGCAAATTTTCGCGGTGGTAAAGTATTTATTAACGCTGAAGGCATTATTGGTACTCAATTCCGAAATTCCTTAACAGATGAAAGTGATATTACAGCTACCGGAGCGAGTCCAGAATTAAGTGGTAAGGTGGAAATTATCAGTCCCGACACAGACCCCAGTCGAGGTTTTATCCAGTTACGTGAAGGTTTAAAGGATCAAAGTGATCAAATTGATCAATTATGCGGTAGGGGTAAAAAACCTCTAGGTAGATTTGTTGTTACTGGTAGAAATGGAACCATACCATCTAATCCCATTATAAATTTGATGCAAGGTGAAATTGATTATTCAGAACTTGCTACTTTGGATGAGAGTAATGCTACTACTAAATTGAGTTCAATTCCTGATGGTTTGATGGTAAAAAACCCGGAACCTAATAGAATTGTGGAGGCTCAAGCAATAGTTAGGGGTGCTGATGGCATATTATATTTAGTGGATAAAGCACCGACTGTCAGACCTAATTCTCGTCCTACAGTTTCCGCTTGTGCTGATGTTGGGAAATAG
- a CDS encoding PQQ-dependent sugar dehydrogenase has translation MKLTKTITGKLLISILCLEIISCTSPTSESANANNQQAETTKQVSQQTNNNQACTLVEDGFGTEGKVNIKVEEVVTGLEVPWGIAFLPNQDMLVTERPGRVRLVRDSKLVEKPVATINVTESGEDGLLGIATHPDVAKNRLFYVYYTTDINGSQVNRVERWRLSENGLSASSDRVILDNIPVAQFHNGGRIRFGADRMLYIGTGDARNPQSSQDVNSLSGKILRVTPDGQVPQDNPFAKNPVYITGIRNTQGFDWSDKSTLWVTDHGPSGELGRSGHDKVSVARAGDNLGWPTTYRCESGKGLVTPSIVWRNALPPGGAAIYTGNSIPEWKGNLIISTLRSQHLQRVVFNPQSPEQVQLHEVYLQGKYGRLREAIMGSDGELYITTSNCDGRGNCPSQKDKILRITR, from the coding sequence ATGAAATTGACGAAAACAATCACAGGAAAATTACTAATTAGCATTCTTTGTCTGGAAATAATTTCTTGCACCTCACCAACATCTGAGTCGGCAAACGCTAATAATCAGCAAGCAGAAACAACAAAACAAGTTAGTCAGCAAACTAATAATAATCAAGCCTGTACTTTAGTAGAAGATGGTTTTGGTACAGAAGGAAAGGTCAACATCAAGGTTGAAGAAGTGGTGACAGGTCTTGAAGTTCCTTGGGGCATAGCTTTTCTGCCAAATCAGGATATGTTAGTTACTGAACGACCTGGACGAGTTAGGTTGGTACGGGACAGTAAACTTGTGGAAAAACCAGTAGCTACTATAAATGTTACAGAAAGTGGTGAAGATGGTTTACTGGGAATTGCAACCCATCCCGACGTTGCCAAAAACCGACTTTTTTATGTTTACTATACTACCGATATAAATGGGTCGCAGGTTAATCGCGTTGAACGATGGCGACTATCGGAAAATGGACTTAGTGCCTCATCAGATCGGGTAATTTTGGACAATATTCCCGTAGCACAATTCCACAACGGTGGTCGTATTCGCTTTGGTGCTGATAGAATGCTGTATATAGGTACTGGTGATGCCAGAAATCCCCAAAGTTCTCAAGATGTTAATAGCCTTTCGGGAAAAATTTTACGTGTAACCCCCGATGGACAGGTACCCCAAGACAATCCATTTGCCAAAAATCCCGTGTATATCACTGGTATTCGTAACACCCAAGGGTTTGATTGGAGTGACAAATCTACACTGTGGGTGACAGACCACGGACCTAGCGGTGAATTGGGTAGAAGTGGTCACGATAAAGTCAGTGTAGCAAGAGCAGGCGACAATTTGGGGTGGCCCACCACCTACCGCTGCGAATCAGGGAAAGGACTTGTGACCCCATCTATTGTTTGGCGTAACGCTCTACCCCCAGGTGGAGCAGCAATTTATACTGGTAATTCTATTCCCGAATGGAAAGGTAACTTAATTATTTCCACCCTCCGTTCGCAACACTTACAACGTGTTGTTTTTAATCCCCAGTCACCTGAACAAGTTCAATTGCATGAGGTGTATTTGCAAGGTAAATACGGACGATTAAGGGAGGCGATTATGGGATCAGATGGTGAGTTATATATTACAACTAGTAACTGCGATGGCAGAGGAAATTGTCCATCACAAAAGGACAAAATTCTGCGCATTACCCGATAA
- a CDS encoding glycoside hydrolase family 10 protein: protein MTIKFHHNNMRWLNWVKNSFLKPAKFNFIVPWWERTIHILPTSLKSIAPLLFILSLISVLLLNSFTPVIAQQSRPEIRGVWMTNNDFDILRDRAKVQDAVTKLRQMNFNTVYPVVWNSGYAMYPSAVAQKAEIQPFVYKGTDGHDIIADLTNQAHRQGLLVIPWFEFGFMAPPTSELALNHPEWLTRKRDGTDTSISAGGEVVWLNPFHPEVQEFISNLVLEIVTQYDADGIQFDDHMSLPYEFGYDPYTIALYTQETGNPPPSNPQDQMWMRWRADKITTFMVHLNQEVKARKPNLIFSVSPNYYDFAYKFHLQDWLTWLRLNIIDELIVQVYNPNLQSFTNNISRPEMQEALQSIPTGVGIMTGLRNSPVPIQQIQSQVRLVQERGLGAVFFYYESLWDSGLESASERKSAFQALFPNPAFRSANRQQ, encoded by the coding sequence ATGACGATTAAATTCCATCATAACAATATGCGGTGGCTGAATTGGGTGAAAAACTCATTCCTCAAACCAGCTAAATTCAATTTCATTGTTCCATGGTGGGAGCGAACGATTCATATCTTGCCAACTTCGCTTAAGTCTATTGCCCCACTTCTGTTTATATTGTCTTTAATTTCTGTGTTGCTGCTCAACAGTTTCACACCTGTAATCGCCCAACAAAGCCGTCCCGAAATTCGCGGCGTTTGGATGACCAATAACGACTTTGATATTCTCAGAGATCGAGCCAAGGTGCAAGATGCAGTCACCAAGCTTCGTCAAATGAACTTTAACACAGTATATCCAGTTGTGTGGAATTCTGGTTATGCGATGTACCCTAGTGCTGTTGCCCAAAAAGCCGAGATTCAGCCTTTTGTATATAAAGGGACAGATGGACACGATATTATCGCTGATTTAACTAATCAAGCACATCGCCAAGGTTTATTAGTGATTCCCTGGTTTGAGTTCGGTTTTATGGCTCCCCCCACTTCGGAATTAGCCCTAAATCACCCCGAATGGTTAACTCGCAAACGTGATGGCACTGATACATCTATTAGTGCTGGTGGTGAAGTAGTTTGGTTGAATCCCTTTCATCCAGAAGTTCAAGAGTTCATTTCTAATTTAGTCCTAGAAATTGTAACTCAGTACGATGCTGATGGGATTCAATTTGATGACCACATGAGTTTACCCTATGAATTCGGTTACGATCCATACACGATAGCTTTATATACTCAAGAAACCGGAAATCCTCCCCCAAGTAATCCTCAAGATCAAATGTGGATGCGTTGGCGTGCAGATAAAATTACCACATTTATGGTGCATCTAAATCAAGAGGTAAAAGCAAGGAAACCCAATCTAATTTTCTCGGTTTCTCCCAACTATTATGACTTTGCCTATAAATTCCATCTCCAAGATTGGCTGACTTGGTTACGCTTAAATATTATCGATGAGTTAATTGTACAGGTGTACAATCCCAACTTACAAAGCTTCACCAACAATATTTCCCGTCCGGAAATGCAAGAAGCGCTGCAAAGTATCCCTACTGGCGTTGGAATTATGACAGGATTAAGAAATAGTCCGGTTCCGATTCAACAAATCCAATCTCAGGTAAGGCTGGTTCAAGAACGAGGATTAGGTGCAGTCTTTTTCTATTATGAAAGTTTGTGGGATTCTGGTTTAGAATCTGCAAGCGAGAGAAAATCAGCCTTTCAGGCACTTTTCCCTAATCCAGCGTTTCGTTCTGCAAACAGGCAGCAGTAA
- a CDS encoding serine/threonine protein kinase: MCVRAVVSHGNKSAIHCINPDCKRPFPQPWGNRFCNSCGAPLQLNDRYVPLQTLGSGGFAQIYTVWDLQTQTEKVLKILVETSVKALELFEQEAAVLRHLRHPGVPKVESDGLFKLELCHPQPRQLHCLVMEKIDGMTLEEIQKKYPQGCPQGLVLNWLIQSVEILKHLHECKIIHRDIKPSNMMLRTAAFSRGAAQGDQLVLIDFGGVKQFNSNMRRPPNSTRLFSSGYSPPEQLIGGNVSPATDFYALGRTMVELLTGKNPADLEDSATGELQWRHLVTVKPQLGDLLDEMIKPDARSRPATTAMIQRRLTQMSQISVANGSISQLQQSISNVTQQITTAVKVSPPLFFSQVSAGVIQAARFVTQMVSTAILFVLQTVTTTVLACLSTIWAMLLTGSGAALGTMIGALLTYQTGWGEEFATLVSNQLMLVLPNNSPLTASDILLFASAGLGTACGFTTSGVFNQQRRYAIASITSIIGYCLSWFVLQGIATRSLPEAITGLILVAVTFLTLGLGFRSHHIVYSIITAFGTALSFAFLINLNLFPIDIFDPQTVTVSNLVLKTFFFTFVGVLISFFVAISHYTIIPWLRLLGWK; the protein is encoded by the coding sequence ATGTGTGTGAGAGCGGTTGTGTCCCACGGAAACAAGAGTGCGATTCACTGCATAAATCCCGACTGTAAACGTCCGTTTCCTCAACCCTGGGGAAATCGGTTTTGTAATAGCTGTGGCGCACCGCTACAGTTGAACGATCGGTATGTCCCTTTACAAACCCTAGGTTCGGGTGGGTTTGCTCAAATTTATACAGTTTGGGACTTACAAACACAAACAGAGAAAGTGCTGAAGATTCTGGTGGAAACCTCTGTCAAAGCACTGGAATTATTTGAACAGGAAGCCGCAGTTTTACGTCACTTGCGACATCCGGGGGTTCCCAAGGTGGAATCTGATGGTTTATTCAAGCTGGAATTATGCCATCCTCAACCCCGGCAGTTGCACTGTTTGGTGATGGAAAAAATTGATGGGATGACATTGGAGGAAATTCAAAAAAAATATCCTCAAGGTTGTCCCCAGGGATTAGTGTTGAATTGGCTAATCCAATCAGTAGAAATACTGAAGCACCTGCACGAGTGTAAAATCATTCACCGTGACATCAAGCCGTCAAATATGATGTTGCGGACTGCTGCCTTTTCACGGGGGGCAGCACAAGGTGATCAACTAGTATTAATTGATTTTGGGGGAGTGAAGCAGTTTAACTCTAACATGCGCCGTCCTCCCAATTCCACACGGTTATTTTCCTCTGGTTATAGTCCACCAGAACAATTAATTGGGGGAAATGTATCCCCAGCTACGGATTTTTATGCCTTGGGTAGAACTATGGTGGAGTTACTCACGGGGAAAAATCCAGCCGATTTGGAAGATTCTGCTACAGGGGAATTGCAATGGCGACATTTAGTCACAGTCAAACCGCAGTTAGGGGATTTACTAGATGAGATGATCAAACCAGATGCGCGATCGCGTCCGGCAACAACTGCTATGATTCAAAGGCGATTGACGCAAATGTCACAAATATCGGTGGCAAATGGCAGTATCTCCCAGTTGCAACAATCCATCAGTAATGTGACTCAACAAATTACCACAGCCGTAAAAGTGTCACCACCACTTTTCTTTTCCCAAGTCTCCGCAGGGGTGATACAAGCAGCAAGGTTTGTGACTCAAATGGTTTCCACAGCAATACTTTTTGTGCTGCAAACAGTCACCACAACAGTATTAGCTTGTTTAAGTACAATTTGGGCAATGTTACTTACAGGTAGTGGCGCAGCCCTTGGTACCATGATTGGGGCATTATTAACCTATCAAACAGGTTGGGGTGAAGAATTTGCCACATTAGTTTCTAACCAACTCATGTTAGTGCTTCCTAACAACTCACCCCTAACCGCATCCGACATCTTATTATTTGCCAGTGCTGGATTAGGAACAGCTTGCGGATTCACAACATCCGGAGTATTTAACCAACAAAGACGTTATGCGATCGCATCAATCACCAGTATCATTGGTTATTGTCTCTCTTGGTTTGTCCTCCAAGGTATAGCCACAAGAAGTCTACCGGAAGCAATAACAGGATTAATTTTAGTCGCTGTCACTTTTCTTACCCTCGGCTTAGGGTTTCGTAGTCATCATATCGTCTATTCCATCATTACTGCCTTTGGGACAGCCCTCAGTTTTGCATTTTTAATTAATCTGAATCTATTTCCCATCGATATTTTTGATCCACAAACCGTAACAGTATCAAACTTAGTTCTGAAAACCTTCTTTTTCACCTTTGTTGGGGTGCTAATTAGCTTTTTTGTCGCTATTAGTCACTACACAATCATTCCCTGGTTACGTCTGCTAGGTTGGAAATAA
- a CDS encoding glutathione S-transferase family protein: MLKFYYNPVSTNARRVWVALLEKEIPFEAILVNLDGEQLGDEFTAINPLQRIPVIIDNQLRVVESLAILDYLEAKYPTRSLMPNQAEDIATVRMVETIAVNELQLATIPFTCQLVGLEVDDRKIENARQRIIAVMEFYENLLDGNTYFVNNKLTLADIVAGTLVPSLPHFGFSLNTYPNLTAWSQKLLERDSWQQTDLKADAIASAIPSIRAILERRS, translated from the coding sequence ATGCTGAAATTTTACTACAACCCCGTTTCGACTAACGCTCGCCGTGTTTGGGTTGCATTACTGGAAAAAGAAATTCCCTTTGAAGCAATTTTGGTGAATTTAGACGGGGAACAATTGGGTGATGAATTTACAGCTATTAATCCACTGCAACGTATTCCCGTAATTATTGATAATCAACTGCGGGTAGTTGAGTCTTTAGCAATTCTGGATTATTTAGAAGCAAAGTATCCAACTCGATCCCTAATGCCAAATCAAGCTGAAGATATTGCGACTGTGCGGATGGTAGAAACAATCGCAGTTAATGAACTTCAGCTGGCGACGATTCCTTTCACCTGTCAGTTGGTGGGACTGGAGGTTGACGATCGCAAAATAGAGAATGCTCGACAACGAATTATCGCTGTGATGGAATTTTATGAAAATTTGTTAGATGGGAATACTTATTTTGTTAACAACAAACTTACCCTAGCCGATATTGTTGCTGGAACCCTTGTACCTTCATTGCCTCATTTTGGCTTTTCTCTGAATACTTACCCAAATTTAACAGCGTGGTCGCAAAAGCTTCTTGAGAGGGACAGTTGGCAACAAACAGATTTGAAAGCAGATGCCATCGCGTCTGCTATTCCTAGTATTCGGGCAATTTTAGAAAGACGATCTTAG
- a CDS encoding glutathione S-transferase family protein: MASGIMVAGKWITDGNQPNPDGEFREIPTTFRHRITADGSSGFKAESGRYHLYVALSCPWAHRTLIMREIKGLQDAISISIVDPVMSDKGWMFSEAPGSIPDSVNHAKYLQQIYLKAEPKYTGRVTVPVLWDKQTQTIINNESREIMRMLDVEFAQLTTHKIDLYPDDLQPQIDETIDLIYTAINAGVYKAGFATSQAAYEQGVTELFEGLDRWETILSQRRYLCGDRLTEADICMFVTLYRFDVVYYGHFKCNLRRIIDYPNLWNYLKALYQRPEFKATCNLDHIKHGYYMSMTDINPNRIVPKGPIIDFDEACDTYGGKPRSWG; this comes from the coding sequence ATGGCATCAGGAATAATGGTTGCAGGTAAATGGATAACCGATGGGAATCAGCCAAATCCAGATGGTGAGTTCCGTGAGATACCAACAACATTTCGCCATCGCATCACCGCAGATGGTTCTAGTGGATTTAAGGCAGAATCCGGACGCTATCACCTTTATGTTGCTTTAAGTTGTCCTTGGGCGCATCGTACCTTAATTATGCGGGAAATTAAAGGGTTACAAGATGCTATCTCTATTTCTATTGTTGACCCTGTGATGAGTGACAAGGGCTGGATGTTTTCCGAAGCACCAGGAAGTATTCCCGACTCAGTAAACCACGCAAAATATTTACAACAAATCTACCTCAAAGCCGAACCCAAATATACAGGACGGGTCACGGTTCCGGTGTTGTGGGATAAGCAAACTCAAACCATTATCAATAATGAATCCCGCGAAATCATGCGGATGTTGGATGTGGAGTTTGCCCAATTGACAACGCATAAAATAGACTTATATCCAGACGATTTGCAACCGCAAATTGATGAAACTATCGATTTAATTTATACAGCAATTAATGCCGGGGTCTACAAAGCTGGTTTTGCGACTTCGCAAGCAGCTTATGAACAAGGGGTGACAGAACTTTTTGAGGGTTTAGATCGATGGGAAACTATTCTCAGTCAGCGGCGCTATTTATGTGGTGATCGTCTCACGGAAGCCGATATTTGTATGTTTGTGACGCTGTATCGTTTCGATGTTGTATATTACGGTCACTTCAAATGCAATTTGCGGCGAATTATCGACTATCCCAACCTCTGGAATTACCTTAAAGCCCTGTATCAGCGTCCTGAGTTCAAAGCAACTTGTAATCTCGACCATATCAAACATGGCTATTACATGAGTATGACCGATATTAATCCTAATCGAATTGTACCCAAAGGACCAATTATCGATTTTGATGAAGCGTGCGATACCTACGGTGGTAAACCACGCTCTTGGGGTTAA